In Marinobacter sp. LQ44, the following are encoded in one genomic region:
- the trpB gene encoding tryptophan synthase subunit beta, producing the protein MTEEMLKALPDAKGHFGAFGGRFVSETLMDSLMTLEKEYLRLKDDAEFQATFDKDLADYVGRPSPLYFAERLTRETGGAQIWLKREDLNHTGAHKVNNTIGQALLASFLGKKRIIAETGAGQHGVATATVCARLGLECHVFMGAEDVKRQSLNVYRMKLLGATVHAVQSGTKTLKDAMNDAMRDWVANVDETFYIIGTVAGPHPYPLLVRDFQSVIGRETRRQALEQAGKLPDALVACVGGGSNAIGMFYPFLSDENVELYGVEAGGLGIETGQHAAPLCAGRPGVLHGNRTYLMEDENGQIAATHSVSAGLDYPGVGPEHSWLKDIGRANYVSVTDDEALDGFRKLTRVEGIMPALETAHAVAYALKLAATMDKDKMIVINVSGRGDKDIHTIAQLDGIEI; encoded by the coding sequence CTGACTGAAGAGATGTTGAAGGCGCTTCCGGATGCGAAAGGTCACTTCGGTGCCTTCGGTGGCCGGTTTGTTTCCGAAACCCTGATGGACTCGTTGATGACGCTGGAGAAAGAGTATCTCCGGCTGAAAGATGATGCCGAATTCCAGGCCACTTTCGATAAAGACCTGGCGGACTATGTGGGGCGTCCCAGCCCGTTGTATTTTGCCGAGCGACTGACGCGGGAAACCGGTGGTGCCCAGATCTGGCTGAAGCGTGAAGACCTCAACCATACCGGTGCTCATAAGGTGAACAACACCATTGGCCAGGCGCTTCTGGCCAGTTTCCTGGGCAAGAAACGAATTATTGCTGAAACCGGGGCCGGACAGCATGGTGTGGCAACCGCAACGGTGTGCGCGCGGCTTGGGCTTGAGTGCCATGTGTTCATGGGGGCGGAAGACGTCAAACGCCAGTCCCTCAACGTCTACCGGATGAAGCTACTCGGGGCCACCGTGCATGCGGTCCAGAGCGGCACCAAAACCCTGAAAGATGCCATGAACGACGCCATGCGTGACTGGGTGGCCAATGTTGATGAAACCTTCTATATCATCGGTACCGTGGCTGGCCCGCATCCCTATCCGCTGCTGGTTCGCGATTTCCAGTCGGTGATTGGTCGGGAAACCCGTCGCCAGGCCCTTGAGCAGGCCGGTAAACTGCCGGATGCGCTGGTAGCCTGTGTCGGTGGCGGCTCCAATGCCATCGGCATGTTCTATCCGTTCCTGTCTGATGAGAATGTTGAGCTTTACGGTGTTGAAGCAGGCGGCCTGGGTATCGAAACCGGTCAGCATGCCGCACCTTTGTGTGCCGGGCGCCCGGGGGTTCTTCACGGAAACCGAACGTACCTGATGGAAGACGAAAACGGCCAGATCGCAGCAACCCATTCGGTCAGCGCTGGCCTGGATTATCCGGGAGTAGGCCCAGAGCACTCCTGGTTGAAAGACATCGGTCGCGCCAATTATGTCTCGGTCACCGATGACGAAGCGCTGGACGGTTTCCGTAAGCTGACCCGTGTTGAAGGTATTATGCCGGCGCTGGAAACCGCCCATGCGGTTGCCTACGCGCTTAAGCTGGCAGCAACCATGGACAAGGACAAGATGATCGTGATCAATGTCTCCGGTCGTGGCGACAAGGATATTCACACCATTGCCCAGTTGGATGGCATTGAGATCTGA
- the trpA gene encoding tryptophan synthase subunit alpha translates to MSRIEGVLKSLKEQGRKALIPYITAGDPEPGQTVSLMHTLVDAGSDIIELGVPFSDPMADGPVIQLACERALVHGTSLRQVIGMVKEFRKANTTTPVVLMGYLNPMEAMGYEAFADAAADAGVDGILTVDLPPEEAEDVAPLFSARNMDPIFLLAPTTTDERIKAISEHSSGYVYYVSIKGVTGSATINVDEVAKKVAHVHELTALPVGVGFGIRDAETAAAVGKVSDGVIVGSVLVDTIARHQTDPEALAKALTDLLHPMREALDSLAS, encoded by the coding sequence ATGAGCCGAATTGAAGGCGTACTGAAATCATTGAAAGAGCAGGGTCGAAAGGCGCTGATCCCGTACATCACCGCCGGTGACCCAGAGCCGGGGCAGACGGTCAGCCTGATGCACACCCTGGTGGATGCTGGCTCAGACATCATTGAGTTGGGCGTGCCGTTTTCCGATCCCATGGCGGACGGGCCTGTTATCCAGCTTGCCTGTGAGCGAGCCCTTGTGCATGGCACGTCCCTGCGCCAGGTCATCGGAATGGTCAAGGAATTCCGGAAGGCCAACACCACCACACCGGTGGTACTGATGGGGTATCTGAACCCGATGGAAGCCATGGGTTACGAGGCGTTTGCGGATGCTGCGGCCGATGCGGGTGTAGACGGTATCCTCACCGTTGACCTGCCGCCGGAAGAGGCCGAAGACGTCGCTCCATTGTTTTCCGCCCGTAACATGGACCCAATCTTCCTGCTGGCGCCCACTACCACGGATGAGCGCATCAAGGCAATCAGCGAACACTCATCCGGTTATGTGTACTATGTTTCAATCAAGGGCGTGACTGGGTCGGCAACCATCAATGTTGATGAAGTGGCGAAAAAAGTGGCCCATGTGCACGAACTGACGGCGCTGCCGGTCGGTGTCGGATTCGGAATCCGGGATGCGGAGACAGCGGCTGCCGTTGGCAAAGTATCCGATGGTGTAATTGTCGGAAGCGTGCTGGTCGATACAATAGCCCGACACCAGACAGATCCCGAAGCCCTGGCCAAGGCGCTGACGGATCTGTTGCACCCGATGCGTGAAGCCCTGGATAGTCTGGCATCCTGA
- the accD gene encoding acetyl-CoA carboxylase, carboxyltransferase subunit beta: MSNWLDKIMPSKIRSESRQRTGVPEGLWKKCPKCGAFLYKPELEKNLDVCPKCNHHLRVSARRRLDIFLDKDGREEIAAELEPSDRLKFKDSKRYKDRLSAAQKATGEKDALVAMKGSTMGVPLVACAFEFNFLGGSMGQVVGEKFVQAANVSLEHRIPLVCFSASGGARMQEAILSLMQMAKTAAVLEKLKQEGIPYISIMTDPVFGGVSASLAMLGDLNIAEPYALIGFAGPRVIEQTVREKLPEGFQRSEFLLEHGAIDMILHRHQMRERVAHVLAKFTGQEKPGTEDPIEFEITEKPDTDEHSQH, encoded by the coding sequence ATGAGTAACTGGCTGGATAAGATCATGCCGAGCAAGATTCGCTCGGAATCGCGGCAACGTACCGGGGTGCCGGAAGGGCTGTGGAAGAAGTGCCCCAAGTGCGGGGCGTTTTTATACAAGCCTGAACTCGAGAAAAACCTGGACGTTTGCCCGAAGTGTAACCACCACCTGCGTGTGTCTGCCCGGCGCCGGCTGGACATCTTCCTCGACAAGGACGGCCGCGAAGAAATAGCCGCAGAACTGGAGCCTTCTGATCGGCTCAAGTTCAAGGACAGCAAGCGCTACAAGGACCGGCTTTCCGCAGCCCAGAAAGCAACCGGCGAAAAAGACGCCCTGGTCGCTATGAAGGGTTCAACGATGGGCGTTCCCCTGGTGGCTTGTGCTTTCGAGTTCAACTTCCTGGGCGGTTCCATGGGCCAGGTGGTTGGTGAGAAATTCGTACAGGCGGCCAATGTTTCCCTTGAGCACCGTATTCCCCTGGTCTGCTTTTCTGCCAGCGGTGGCGCCCGTATGCAGGAGGCCATTCTGTCGTTGATGCAGATGGCAAAGACCGCTGCAGTGCTGGAGAAGCTCAAGCAGGAAGGCATTCCCTACATTTCGATCATGACCGATCCGGTGTTCGGCGGTGTGTCTGCCAGCCTCGCGATGCTGGGCGACCTCAATATAGCCGAGCCTTATGCGCTGATCGGTTTTGCGGGCCCCCGGGTGATCGAGCAGACCGTCCGCGAGAAACTGCCGGAAGGTTTCCAGCGCAGTGAATTCCTGCTGGAACACGGTGCTATCGATATGATTCTGCACCGGCACCAGATGCGCGAGCGGGTAGCCCACGTTCTTGCCAAGTTCACCGGCCAGGAAAAGCCAGGCACGGAAGATCCCATCGAGTTCGAGATCACGGAAAAACCTGACACAGATGAACACTCCCAGCACTGA
- the folC gene encoding bifunctional tetrahydrofolate synthase/dihydrofolate synthase, producing MNTPSTDARPVTVPPGAGASVEKWLQYLEAIHPTEIDLGLDRVLVVLRRLFPRKPAARIITVAGTNGKGTTVTALESLLRAAGRTTGAYTSPHLQRYNERVRINGQDISDAALISAFEQVEAARGKVSLTYFEFGTLAAFVALADAGVEDWILEVGLGGRLDAVNVLDADFAVITSIDIDHIGFLGDNREVIGFEKAGVLRPGITAVCADPEPPASVLQQAAAQKVNLKVTGRDYRLRPVGDSVELTIEGLSITLPAGPLPVESVAAAVVLARVLAPTMTVSLLADTARSVTVPGRFERLRTRPDVIVDVGHNPHAARWLAQRLGLQWSGQGKVFGVYAALADKDVEGVMRAVAPVVERWWFAGLDVPRGLKVQTLVERARACGIAGCTASESVADAISSALAEAGENDTIVVFGSFYTVAEARARLAGEVS from the coding sequence ATGAACACTCCCAGCACTGACGCAAGGCCCGTAACGGTCCCTCCCGGGGCCGGTGCGTCTGTTGAAAAGTGGCTTCAGTATCTGGAAGCCATTCATCCCACCGAAATTGACCTTGGTCTGGATCGGGTTCTGGTGGTTTTGCGCCGCCTGTTTCCGCGAAAGCCAGCAGCGCGAATCATCACTGTAGCGGGCACCAACGGCAAAGGCACGACCGTGACGGCCCTGGAGTCGCTTTTGCGGGCCGCGGGGCGAACCACCGGAGCTTATACTTCGCCCCACCTTCAGCGTTATAACGAGCGGGTTCGGATTAACGGTCAGGATATCAGCGATGCGGCGTTGATATCCGCCTTCGAACAAGTGGAGGCGGCACGGGGTAAGGTTTCCCTGACCTACTTTGAATTCGGAACCCTGGCAGCCTTCGTGGCGCTCGCCGACGCGGGTGTCGAAGACTGGATTCTGGAGGTCGGCCTTGGTGGACGCCTGGATGCCGTTAATGTGCTGGACGCTGACTTCGCGGTGATCACCTCTATTGATATCGACCATATCGGATTTCTGGGCGATAACCGGGAAGTGATCGGCTTCGAAAAGGCCGGTGTTCTGCGGCCCGGGATTACTGCGGTCTGTGCAGATCCAGAGCCTCCCGCTTCTGTGCTTCAGCAGGCCGCCGCGCAGAAGGTCAATCTTAAGGTGACCGGGCGTGATTACCGGCTCAGGCCGGTTGGCGATTCCGTTGAGCTGACGATCGAGGGGCTCAGTATAACCCTGCCGGCCGGCCCGCTACCTGTCGAAAGTGTTGCGGCAGCGGTGGTGTTGGCGCGGGTGTTGGCGCCAACCATGACTGTCAGCCTGTTAGCGGATACCGCCAGGTCTGTAACGGTGCCGGGGCGTTTTGAGCGGTTGAGAACAAGGCCGGATGTGATCGTGGATGTTGGTCACAATCCCCATGCCGCACGCTGGTTGGCTCAGCGGCTTGGGTTGCAGTGGTCAGGGCAGGGCAAGGTGTTCGGTGTTTATGCCGCTCTGGCGGATAAAGACGTGGAGGGGGTAATGCGGGCCGTGGCGCCAGTTGTCGAACGCTGGTGGTTCGCCGGTCTCGATGTGCCGCGCGGGCTGAAGGTGCAGACTCTGGTGGAGCGGGCGCGGGCTTGCGGAATTGCCGGTTGCACGGCGTCTGAGTCTGTGGCTGATGCCATCTCTTCGGCACTGGCGGAGGCCGGCGAGAACGACACCATTGTGGTATTCGGTTCGTTCTACACCGTTGCGGAGGCCCGGGCCCGACTTGCCGGCGAAGTCTCTTAA
- a CDS encoding SPOR domain-containing protein gives MNGLKQRIIGALVLVSLAVIFVPMIFDEPHSERQSRSVTIPEEPPFPEVDVPPEPALGGSDYGMNSAPQDTPATESAPGFRLIEGVEEPAPESSSAREPAAEVAEPVTRTTDSRAASSEPQPQVSQSSEPATSAGSAEESAEFTRSLEGAWVVQLGSFGNADNARRLRDNVRDMGYGAHLQQVERGDTTLTRVFSGPFVNKSEAEAAKKALDDAFSLNSLVTSGGK, from the coding sequence GTGAACGGATTGAAACAAAGAATCATTGGTGCGCTGGTTCTGGTCTCCCTGGCTGTGATTTTTGTGCCGATGATATTTGACGAGCCCCATTCCGAGCGCCAGTCCCGGTCTGTCACCATCCCCGAGGAGCCGCCGTTCCCTGAAGTGGACGTTCCCCCGGAGCCGGCCCTTGGCGGCAGCGACTACGGCATGAATTCAGCGCCTCAGGACACTCCCGCTACGGAATCAGCTCCCGGTTTCCGACTGATTGAAGGCGTTGAGGAGCCTGCGCCAGAATCGTCCAGCGCCCGCGAGCCCGCGGCTGAGGTAGCAGAGCCGGTTACCCGCACGACGGATAGCCGTGCAGCCAGCTCAGAACCTCAGCCACAGGTTTCGCAATCCTCTGAGCCTGCAACTTCAGCCGGCTCGGCGGAGGAATCCGCTGAGTTCACCCGGTCACTTGAAGGTGCCTGGGTTGTCCAGCTTGGCAGCTTTGGTAATGCCGACAATGCCCGCCGGCTGCGCGACAATGTTCGTGATATGGGGTACGGCGCCCACCTGCAGCAAGTGGAGCGCGGCGACACCACGTTGACCCGGGTGTTCAGCGGGCCGTTTGTCAACAAGTCCGAGGCCGAGGCCGCCAAGAAAGCTCTGGATGATGCCTTCTCACTGAACAGCCTGGTTACCTCCGGCGGAAAGTGA
- a CDS encoding CvpA family protein, producing the protein MDALIWIDWVIIALIAVSTLISLKRGFVREALSLVTWVAAFIIARTFHPQMQSLLESTVETPLVRLIAAFAILFFGTLIVGAIINNMIGHLVRATGLSATDRVLGMGFGLLRGVVVVIVGIAFTRYTPLAEDTWWRTSVMIDRLAVVEDWSRRTLGDEFARFLGPEAGAGYSTESSTEQEGVEPAPASR; encoded by the coding sequence ATGGACGCGCTGATCTGGATTGACTGGGTCATCATTGCTCTGATTGCTGTTTCCACGCTGATCAGTCTGAAGCGGGGCTTTGTTCGCGAAGCCCTGTCGCTGGTGACCTGGGTTGCGGCATTCATCATTGCCCGCACGTTCCATCCTCAGATGCAGTCATTGCTTGAATCCACCGTGGAAACACCACTGGTGCGTCTGATTGCGGCCTTTGCGATTCTGTTTTTCGGCACCCTGATTGTGGGCGCTATTATCAATAATATGATTGGTCATCTGGTGCGGGCGACCGGATTGTCAGCCACCGACCGCGTTCTCGGCATGGGGTTCGGGTTGCTGCGGGGTGTGGTGGTGGTCATTGTCGGTATCGCGTTCACCCGCTACACACCGCTTGCCGAAGATACCTGGTGGAGAACGTCCGTGATGATCGACCGCCTGGCGGTGGTCGAAGACTGGTCCCGCCGAACCCTGGGTGATGAATTTGCCCGGTTCCTGGGCCCTGAAGCAGGGGCCGGGTACAGCACCGAATCCTCAACAGAACAGGAAGGCGTGGAACCCGCGCCAGCATCCCGTTAA
- the purF gene encoding amidophosphoribosyltransferase, with protein MCGIVGIVSTSNVNQLLYDALTVLQHRGQDAAGIVTFQDNRFFLRKDNGLVRDVFHTRHMRRLVGNVGIGHVRYPTAGSSSSAEAQPFYVNSPYGITLAHNGNLTNADDLSSDLFRTDLRHINTNSDSEVLLNVFAHELQKLGKLNPTKDEIFAAVRAVHKRCRGAYAVIAMITGYGIVGFRDPNGIRPACYGVRESDDGQKEYMIASESVALNAAGFEIVRDIAPGEAVYIETDGTLYTEQCAESPKLYPCIFEHVYFARPDSIMDRVSVYKARLRMGETLADKVLRERPDHDIDVVIPIPDTSRTSAMQMAYQLGVKYREGFIKNRYIGRTFIMPGQKMRKKSVRQKLNPIDLEFRGKNVMLVDDSIVRGTTCKEIVQMARDAGARNVYFASAAPPVRYPNVYGIDMPSASELIAHDRSVEEVREQIGADWLVYQDLEDLITCVNDVNDDIDGWECSVFTGDYVTGDVDEAYLRRLEDLRKDEKRPGGQIIDGDNAIIDLHNDED; from the coding sequence ATGTGCGGCATTGTCGGTATTGTCAGTACTTCAAACGTCAACCAGCTTCTTTACGATGCACTGACTGTTCTTCAGCACCGTGGCCAGGATGCGGCGGGTATTGTGACTTTTCAGGATAACCGGTTTTTTCTGCGCAAGGACAATGGCCTGGTCCGGGACGTATTCCATACCCGGCATATGCGCAGACTGGTAGGCAATGTGGGGATCGGTCACGTCCGTTACCCCACCGCTGGCAGTTCAAGCTCTGCCGAGGCCCAGCCGTTTTACGTGAACAGCCCCTATGGCATTACTCTGGCACACAACGGCAACCTGACCAATGCCGATGACCTGAGCAGCGATTTGTTCCGCACCGATCTGCGCCACATCAATACCAATTCCGATTCCGAAGTGTTGCTCAACGTATTTGCCCATGAGCTGCAGAAGCTTGGGAAACTGAACCCGACCAAAGACGAGATCTTTGCCGCCGTCCGCGCCGTGCACAAGCGGTGCCGGGGTGCCTATGCCGTTATCGCGATGATTACCGGCTACGGCATTGTCGGTTTCCGCGACCCCAATGGCATTCGCCCGGCCTGTTACGGTGTGCGGGAAAGCGACGATGGCCAGAAAGAATATATGATCGCCTCGGAGAGCGTGGCTCTGAACGCCGCCGGCTTCGAGATCGTTCGGGATATCGCACCGGGTGAAGCGGTATACATCGAAACAGACGGTACCCTCTACACCGAGCAATGTGCGGAATCCCCCAAGCTGTATCCATGCATCTTCGAGCACGTCTATTTTGCTCGCCCCGACTCCATCATGGACCGGGTGTCGGTTTACAAGGCACGCCTGCGCATGGGCGAAACCCTGGCAGACAAGGTGCTCAGGGAGCGGCCGGACCATGACATTGATGTGGTGATCCCGATTCCGGACACCAGCCGGACCTCGGCCATGCAGATGGCCTATCAGTTGGGCGTCAAATACCGGGAAGGCTTTATCAAGAACCGCTATATCGGGCGGACATTCATCATGCCCGGCCAGAAAATGCGGAAGAAGTCGGTGCGCCAGAAGCTCAATCCCATAGACCTGGAGTTCCGGGGCAAGAACGTCATGCTGGTTGATGATTCCATCGTCCGGGGAACCACCTGTAAGGAGATCGTTCAGATGGCCCGTGACGCCGGTGCCCGGAACGTCTACTTCGCCTCGGCAGCGCCGCCTGTGCGTTATCCCAACGTGTACGGCATTGATATGCCCTCGGCCAGTGAGCTGATTGCCCACGACCGTTCGGTGGAGGAGGTTCGGGAGCAGATTGGTGCTGACTGGCTGGTATATCAGGACCTGGAAGACCTGATTACCTGTGTCAACGATGTCAACGACGATATCGATGGTTGGGAGTGCTCGGTGTTTACCGGTGATTACGTAACCGGTGACGTAGACGAGGCCTACCTGCGCCGTCTCGAGGACCTGCGTAAAGACGAGAAGCGTCCCGGTGGGCAGATCATCGACGGTGATAATGCCATTATCGACCTCCATAATGACGAAGACTGA
- a CDS encoding O-succinylhomoserine sulfhydrylase produces the protein MTIGREEHLWIPESDLDGMSVDTLAVRAGQVRTGQLEHSDAIFPTSSFVYGSAAQAAARFGGEEPGNIYSRFTNPTVQGFEARIAAMEGGEKAVATASGMAAILSTCMALLQSGDHVICSRGVFGTTNVLFQKYMARFGVETTFVSLTDADGWEAAVRPETRMLFIETPSNPLCEIADMDALSALARANDALFVVDNCFCTPVLQRPLEQGADLVIHSATKYLDGQGRCVGGVVVGPARYLDEIYGFLRSAGPTMSPFNAWVFQKGLETLPIRMRAHCNNALELANWLERQPNVERVFYAGLESHPQHQLAKKQQDGFGGIVSFLVKGGREEAWRFIDATRMISITANLGDVKTTITHPATTTHGRLSPEDKDKAGITENLIRLSVGIEAIDDLKTDLTRGFQALKD, from the coding sequence ATGACCATCGGCCGTGAAGAACACCTCTGGATTCCTGAATCGGATCTGGACGGTATGTCAGTGGATACCCTGGCCGTGAGGGCAGGGCAGGTCCGCACCGGTCAGCTGGAGCACAGCGACGCCATCTTTCCGACCTCCAGTTTCGTCTATGGCAGTGCCGCCCAGGCGGCAGCCCGTTTTGGTGGTGAGGAGCCCGGCAACATCTATTCCCGCTTTACCAATCCAACCGTTCAGGGTTTTGAGGCCCGCATCGCTGCCATGGAAGGTGGAGAAAAGGCCGTTGCCACTGCCTCGGGCATGGCGGCCATCCTGAGTACCTGTATGGCGCTGCTGCAGTCCGGGGATCACGTTATCTGTTCCCGTGGCGTGTTTGGCACCACCAACGTGTTGTTCCAGAAGTATATGGCGCGTTTCGGGGTTGAGACCACGTTCGTTAGCCTGACGGATGCAGACGGCTGGGAGGCAGCAGTCCGGCCGGAAACCCGGATGCTGTTTATTGAAACACCATCCAACCCGCTTTGTGAAATCGCCGATATGGACGCATTGTCGGCGCTGGCGAGGGCCAACGATGCCCTGTTTGTGGTGGATAACTGTTTCTGCACGCCGGTATTGCAGCGACCCCTTGAGCAAGGGGCGGATCTGGTGATCCATTCAGCCACAAAATACCTGGATGGGCAGGGCCGCTGTGTTGGCGGAGTGGTGGTAGGGCCTGCCAGGTACCTGGACGAGATCTACGGGTTCCTGCGATCTGCCGGGCCCACCATGAGCCCGTTCAATGCCTGGGTGTTCCAGAAGGGGCTGGAAACCTTACCGATTCGTATGCGAGCCCACTGCAACAATGCGTTAGAGTTGGCGAACTGGCTCGAACGCCAGCCAAACGTGGAGAGAGTGTTCTACGCGGGTCTTGAAAGCCATCCCCAGCATCAGCTGGCGAAGAAGCAACAGGACGGGTTTGGCGGAATTGTGTCGTTTCTGGTCAAAGGGGGCAGAGAAGAAGCCTGGCGCTTTATTGATGCCACCCGAATGATTTCAATCACAGCGAATCTGGGTGATGTGAAAACCACCATTACCCACCCGGCGACGACAACCCATGGCCGGTTATCTCCCGAGGATAAAGACAAGGCGGGCATCACCGAGAATCTGATCCGGTTGTCTGTTGGCATTGAAGCCATTGATGACCTGAAAACCGATCTGACACGGGGTTTTCAGGCGCTGAAAGACTAA